From the Clostridium sp. Marseille-P299 genome, one window contains:
- a CDS encoding glycosyl hydrolase 53 family protein: MQEFKKGMDISFLPELEDKGMKIKDFDGNEMDGFDLAKKYGVNAIRLRLWNNPENVEESNGYCNLSDTIAMAKRIKAHQMSFMLNFHYSDFWADPGKQRKPKDWENLEFSELKEAVFTYTRDTLLTLKGEGVLPEIVQIGNEIRSGLLFPEGELPNYTGMVELVNAGIQGARAVADSDTMKIMIHLDQGGRYFYIKEWFDKAFEAGLEDFDLIGLSYYPFWHGTFMDLKETLSKLVLDYQKPIMIVETAHAWRKSAHGFIDESQEKIAGVLATPEGQKKVLDLVMNITASLPNQMGCGVYYWEPLCMPQPGEGGWAENMGLLDENGQVLEGIHSFEFSREKFRSKETAKVYEPPLLQIQEGKYPVLPEQLSVLYYDGTLEKKSVIWETDLPEWVEGTYSIQGKIEGVKEPVSCRVQVFKEMPVRKNLLSDTNWDNGLTQWDLEKSEEQVVVQLFPEFEDPFPAPPLNAIRVESPKNFTFCVSQQVDITKEDYYNLQVEYKGTDTTNVEIRLFIKTSEEICETMIHPTEHEWGIYEVKHVLCKPGKITVGIKIKSPPVYGLIRKFQLFS, translated from the coding sequence ATGCAGGAATTTAAAAAAGGAATGGATATTTCATTTCTACCAGAGCTGGAAGATAAGGGAATGAAAATCAAAGATTTTGATGGGAATGAAATGGATGGGTTTGATCTTGCAAAAAAATACGGAGTGAATGCAATTCGTCTCAGACTCTGGAATAATCCAGAAAATGTGGAGGAATCAAATGGTTACTGTAATCTTTCAGATACCATTGCGATGGCAAAAAGAATCAAAGCACATCAGATGAGCTTTATGCTAAATTTTCATTATTCAGATTTCTGGGCGGACCCGGGAAAGCAGAGAAAGCCAAAAGACTGGGAAAATTTAGAGTTTTCAGAATTAAAAGAAGCAGTATTTACCTATACAAGAGATACCCTGCTGACTTTAAAGGGAGAAGGAGTTCTTCCAGAAATCGTGCAGATTGGAAATGAGATTCGAAGTGGTCTGCTTTTTCCCGAAGGTGAGCTTCCTAATTATACAGGAATGGTTGAGCTGGTGAATGCAGGAATCCAAGGTGCCAGAGCAGTTGCAGATTCGGATACTATGAAAATTATGATTCATTTGGACCAGGGGGGACGTTATTTTTACATAAAAGAGTGGTTCGACAAAGCTTTTGAGGCAGGTTTAGAGGATTTTGACCTGATAGGACTGTCTTACTATCCGTTTTGGCATGGAACCTTCATGGATTTAAAAGAGACTTTAAGTAAGCTGGTTTTGGATTATCAGAAGCCAATTATGATTGTGGAGACAGCTCATGCCTGGAGAAAGAGTGCGCATGGATTTATCGATGAAAGTCAGGAAAAGATTGCTGGAGTTCTAGCCACACCGGAAGGGCAGAAAAAGGTACTGGACTTAGTTATGAATATTACAGCTTCCCTTCCGAATCAGATGGGGTGTGGTGTATACTATTGGGAACCTCTTTGTATGCCACAGCCAGGGGAAGGTGGATGGGCTGAAAACATGGGACTTCTCGATGAAAACGGACAGGTATTAGAAGGAATTCATTCTTTTGAGTTTAGCAGAGAAAAGTTTCGTAGCAAGGAGACAGCGAAAGTATATGAACCACCACTTCTTCAAATTCAGGAAGGCAAATACCCAGTACTTCCAGAACAGCTTTCCGTACTGTATTATGATGGTACATTAGAAAAGAAATCGGTAATTTGGGAAACAGATTTGCCAGAATGGGTGGAAGGAACATATTCCATTCAAGGAAAGATAGAAGGCGTAAAAGAACCCGTTAGCTGTAGAGTTCAGGTATTCAAAGAGATGCCTGTCAGAAAGAATTTGCTTTCAGATACAAACTGGGATAACGGGCTGACTCAGTGGGATTTGGAAAAATCAGAAGAGCAGGTTGTTGTACAGCTTTTTCCGGAATTTGAAGATCCTTTTCCAGCACCGCCACTGAATGCCATTCGTGTGGAGTCTCCAAAGAACTTTACCTTTTGTGTCAGTCAGCAGGTGGACATTACCAAAGAAGATTACTATAATCTGCAGGTGGAATATAAAGGAACAGATACCACGAATGTTGAGATACGTTTATTTATAAAGACATCAGAAGAGATATGTGAGACGATGATTCATCCCACCGAGCATGAATGGGGAATCTATGAAGTGAAACATGTCTTATGTAAACCTGGAAAAATAACAGTTGGAATAAAAATAAAATCACCGCCAGTGTATGGGCTAATACGAAAATTTCAACTCTTTTCATAA
- a CDS encoding LacI family DNA-binding transcriptional regulator, giving the protein MEIESLHSSIRIKKGRGAGMTLDEIARELGFSKSTISRALSGKGRIGKETVELVQNFVRNIEHEAEEKEIAKNSTHNIGVVLPADIYYGCGNYFQNCLLGICESATMFGYNVLLTIGKQHDISELQFLVENKKIDGIVLTRSLEDDKALKYLTDMNFPTAITGSCQYENVIQVDTDNEEAAEKMTSMLIGRGFKKFALLLKDMTFIVDKKRHEGFCKALYKNGIPKQKQLFYNGTVKMEFLDSIIGNLIAQKVECVICGDDEVCTMIMSRLHAEGYRIPMDIAVASFYNSPNLECYSPAVTSVNVAASQMGNMAGKQLIQCLLGRPYETRTMIDYDILFRKSTN; this is encoded by the coding sequence ATTGAAATAGAAAGCCTTCATTCTAGTATAAGAATTAAAAAAGGTAGGGGAGCAGGAATGACTTTAGATGAAATCGCGCGTGAATTAGGCTTTTCAAAAAGTACCATTTCTAGAGCACTGTCTGGAAAAGGTAGAATCGGGAAAGAAACCGTGGAGCTAGTGCAGAACTTTGTAAGGAATATTGAACATGAGGCGGAAGAAAAAGAAATAGCGAAAAACAGTACCCATAATATCGGGGTAGTACTTCCAGCAGATATTTATTATGGATGTGGTAATTATTTTCAGAACTGCTTGCTTGGAATCTGTGAATCTGCAACCATGTTCGGATATAATGTTCTACTTACAATAGGAAAGCAGCATGATATTTCAGAACTACAGTTTCTTGTTGAAAATAAAAAAATAGATGGGATTGTTCTGACTAGAAGCCTTGAAGATGACAAGGCACTTAAGTATCTAACAGATATGAATTTTCCGACTGCAATCACAGGAAGCTGTCAGTATGAGAATGTGATTCAGGTTGATACAGATAATGAAGAGGCAGCAGAAAAAATGACTTCCATGCTGATAGGAAGAGGCTTTAAAAAGTTTGCTCTTTTACTAAAGGATATGACTTTTATTGTAGATAAAAAGCGGCATGAGGGATTCTGTAAGGCGTTGTATAAAAATGGAATTCCAAAGCAGAAACAGCTGTTCTATAATGGTACAGTAAAAATGGAGTTTTTGGATTCTATCATTGGTAATCTCATAGCACAAAAAGTAGAATGTGTTATATGTGGAGATGACGAAGTCTGCACCATGATTATGTCAAGACTTCATGCAGAAGGCTATCGGATTCCAATGGATATTGCAGTCGCATCCTTTTATAACAGCCCCAATTTAGAGTGTTATTCTCCTGCGGTTACCTCAGTGAATGTAGCAGCAAGTCAGATGGGAAATATGGCAGGTAAACAGTTGATTCAGTGTCTTTTGGGGAGACCATACGAAACCAGAACAATGATAGACTATGATATTTTGTTCCGTAAATCGACAAATTAA
- a CDS encoding ABC transporter substrate-binding protein has product MKKRTKKVLSVLLATAMTVGMLVGCTSKTEKTPDTTSTSTGSQGSTTAVDTSEHVDLTMYLIGDRTPDFDEVYGKINEILEEKLNCSLNVEFLSWGDHGTKYSLLFSSQEDFDLIFTASSWCHYEQTVALGGFAPLSEEFIQTYAPDIWDVVPKMAWDQAKIDGQMYMVPNYSNEFGQDVMAVRGDLMKKYGFDNITSWDELIRFYKASAADGIYASQGGPWFQYFQIQGYTITGGAPQGGELVLYNTQNPENLEFTLTTKWDGFRDYCLQMKELADAGAWSSDVLNSSDERQTGLLTGRTAAMIWNIGSCMTYAKQANTENPDWNVTIVDPVASQPKKVNSYINNGVAINASSKNKERAMMVLNEFYTNPDVYDLAMLGIEGKHWEAVGDDQYKVIDESGYGVSSNCNWGWNNASIQRTEYIVDRTPLHDTHDALQEAFVSNIKADHIYDGFNFDSTTVSTQFAAVEAALGTYFDPLKNGLVKDVDKSIEELNAALESAGIQAVLDELNRQAAEYVASKQAN; this is encoded by the coding sequence ATGAAAAAAAGAACGAAAAAAGTATTATCAGTTTTACTGGCAACTGCAATGACAGTAGGAATGCTTGTAGGTTGCACTTCTAAGACTGAAAAAACTCCAGACACTACAAGTACATCTACTGGCAGTCAGGGAAGCACAACAGCTGTTGATACATCGGAGCATGTAGATCTAACCATGTATCTGATTGGGGACAGAACACCAGATTTTGACGAGGTCTATGGAAAAATTAATGAAATTCTTGAAGAAAAATTAAATTGCTCATTGAATGTAGAATTCTTATCTTGGGGCGATCATGGTACAAAGTATTCACTTCTATTCTCTTCACAGGAAGATTTCGATTTAATCTTTACAGCATCAAGCTGGTGTCATTATGAACAGACGGTTGCTTTAGGTGGATTTGCGCCTCTGTCAGAAGAGTTTATACAGACTTATGCACCTGATATCTGGGATGTTGTACCAAAAATGGCATGGGATCAAGCAAAAATTGATGGACAGATGTACATGGTTCCAAACTATTCAAACGAATTTGGACAGGATGTTATGGCGGTTCGTGGTGATTTAATGAAAAAATATGGTTTTGATAATATTACAAGTTGGGATGAATTGATTCGTTTCTATAAAGCTAGTGCTGCAGACGGTATATATGCAAGCCAAGGTGGTCCATGGTTTCAGTATTTCCAGATACAGGGATATACAATTACAGGTGGAGCACCACAAGGCGGAGAGCTTGTTCTTTATAACACACAGAATCCAGAAAATTTAGAGTTCACATTAACTACGAAATGGGATGGTTTCCGTGATTACTGTCTCCAGATGAAAGAACTTGCCGATGCTGGAGCTTGGTCAAGTGATGTACTAAACTCAAGTGATGAAAGGCAGACAGGTCTACTTACAGGAAGAACGGCAGCAATGATCTGGAACATTGGAAGTTGTATGACTTATGCAAAACAGGCAAACACAGAAAATCCAGACTGGAATGTTACAATCGTAGATCCAGTCGCTTCACAGCCAAAAAAAGTCAACTCATACATTAACAATGGTGTTGCAATCAATGCAAGTAGTAAGAACAAGGAAAGAGCTATGATGGTATTAAATGAGTTCTATACGAACCCAGATGTCTATGATCTTGCAATGCTTGGTATTGAAGGTAAACATTGGGAAGCAGTAGGCGATGACCAGTATAAAGTAATCGATGAGAGTGGCTATGGTGTCAGCAGCAACTGTAACTGGGGATGGAACAATGCAAGCATCCAGAGAACAGAATATATTGTAGACAGAACACCATTACATGATACGCACGATGCATTACAGGAAGCATTTGTGAGCAATATCAAAGCAGATCATATATATGATGGATTTAACTTTGACTCAACAACTGTTAGTACACAGTTTGCAGCAGTAGAAGCAGCACTTGGTACTTACTTTGATCCATTGAAAAATGGACTTGTAAAAGATGTTGATAAATCAATTGAAGAATTGAATGCAGCGCTAGAAAGTGCTGGAATTCAAGCTGTATTAGATGAACTTAACCGTCAGGCAGCTGAATATGTAGCATCGAAGCAGGCGAATTAA
- a CDS encoding carbohydrate ABC transporter permease → MVSSKHSNKIKKGSDVIVLNIIAYAFLGLIALICLVPFIMIVSGSLSSEEAIIKNGFSILPQDFSLEAYKTVFKDPFVVVRAYATTIGLTVIGTVVGLLLQTMTAYVLSRKDFEWRRIFSLFFYFTTLFSGGLVPYYILITQKLNLRDSYLALLLPMIFSVYNLLIMKSYILGIPDSLIEAAKIDGCGEFRTLFKVVFPLIKPALATVGLFIALAYWNDWYNAMLYIKSPDKYPLQYFLYQQINNIEAYKKLLNTVGASSIASAVTLPTQTLKMALTIVVTGPIVLAYPIVQKYFVQGITIGSVKG, encoded by the coding sequence GTGGTATCTTCCAAGCATTCAAATAAAATAAAAAAAGGTTCCGATGTTATTGTACTGAACATTATTGCATACGCATTTTTAGGGCTGATCGCATTAATATGCCTGGTTCCATTTATCATGATTGTATCTGGCTCTTTATCTTCCGAAGAAGCAATAATTAAAAACGGTTTTAGCATTCTTCCTCAGGATTTCAGCTTAGAAGCATACAAGACAGTATTCAAAGATCCATTCGTTGTAGTTAGAGCTTATGCAACAACAATTGGGTTAACGGTTATAGGAACTGTTGTTGGTCTATTACTTCAGACTATGACTGCCTATGTTTTATCTAGAAAAGATTTTGAATGGAGAAGGATATTTTCGCTTTTCTTTTACTTTACTACATTGTTTTCAGGTGGACTTGTTCCATATTACATATTAATTACACAGAAATTAAATCTACGTGACAGTTACCTTGCTTTATTACTTCCAATGATCTTCAGTGTTTACAATCTGCTAATAATGAAAAGTTATATTTTGGGAATTCCAGATTCTCTTATTGAAGCGGCAAAAATTGATGGCTGTGGAGAGTTCCGTACATTATTCAAGGTTGTTTTCCCACTGATTAAACCTGCACTTGCAACCGTTGGACTTTTCATTGCACTTGCATACTGGAATGACTGGTACAATGCAATGCTTTACATAAAGAGCCCGGATAAATATCCATTACAGTACTTCCTGTATCAGCAGATAAATAATATCGAAGCATACAAGAAACTGCTTAACACTGTAGGGGCAAGTAGCATAGCTAGTGCGGTAACACTTCCAACTCAGACTTTAAAGATGGCACTTACCATCGTTGTAACTGGACCAATCGTTTTAGCATATCCAATTGTTCAAAAATACTTTGTTCAGGGTATTACAATTGGATCAGTAAAGGGCTAA
- a CDS encoding ABC transporter permease — protein sequence MKTKKSGWRGFLKKLYKYRVFLLMLAPAVIYTLIFAYYPMTGIVMAFKKYNYAGGIWGSPWNGLENFKFFFKSGQAGLVTRNTVLYNVMFIVVNTIAQIAAAILLTEIHNKYYRKITQSVMFLPYFISWVIVGVMAFNIFSSDYGFLNRLITYFGGEKISFYTTPQVWPFILLFFSVWKGIGYGSVMYLAAIMGIDTSIYEAAKIDGANVFQRIFRVTIPSIMPTTIILFLLSVGGIFKGNFDMFYNLVGYNGLLYNYTDVIDTLTFRALISSNDFGMSAAIGLYQSVLCFVTILIVNKLVSLYEKDYTLF from the coding sequence ATGAAAACGAAAAAAAGTGGATGGAGAGGTTTTCTAAAAAAACTCTACAAATACAGAGTATTTCTACTCATGCTTGCTCCAGCAGTGATTTATACACTGATTTTTGCTTACTATCCAATGACGGGAATTGTAATGGCATTTAAGAAGTACAATTACGCAGGCGGAATTTGGGGAAGCCCATGGAACGGTCTTGAGAATTTCAAATTCTTTTTCAAATCAGGGCAGGCAGGGTTAGTAACCAGAAATACAGTATTATATAACGTTATGTTTATTGTAGTTAATACAATTGCACAGATTGCAGCGGCTATCCTGCTGACAGAGATTCATAATAAATACTACCGTAAGATTACACAGTCTGTAATGTTTTTACCATACTTTATTTCATGGGTTATTGTAGGTGTTATGGCATTTAACATTTTTAGTTCGGATTACGGATTCTTAAATCGCTTGATTACCTACTTTGGTGGAGAAAAGATTTCTTTCTATACAACACCACAGGTATGGCCATTTATTCTTTTGTTCTTTAGTGTATGGAAAGGAATTGGATACGGTTCCGTAATGTATTTAGCCGCAATCATGGGAATTGATACATCAATTTATGAAGCAGCAAAAATTGACGGAGCAAATGTTTTTCAGAGAATTTTTAGAGTAACAATACCGTCGATTATGCCAACAACAATTATCTTATTTTTATTATCAGTCGGTGGTATTTTTAAAGGAAACTTTGATATGTTCTACAACCTGGTTGGATATAATGGCTTGTTATATAACTACACAGACGTAATTGATACCCTGACCTTCCGTGCTTTAATCAGTAGTAATGACTTTGGAATGTCAGCAGCAATTGGACTATATCAGTCAGTTCTTTGCTTTGTTACAATTCTGATTGTAAATAAATTAGTAAGTTTATACGAAAAAGATTATACATTATTTTAG
- a CDS encoding galactose/methyl galactoside ABC transporter permease MglC, with product MNKESINKKSVLNLLFNNTIIVILVIMVIYVGITKDNFISLTNFKNISMNTAIRFLVALGVSGCLITKGTDLSAGRIVGLGACIAATLLQRTDASGKFFPHLGNVPILGVLLLTVIICCMIGLMNGLIITYLKVPPFITTLGTQTAVYGICLVYTKATPLGSFRKEFIRIAGGDFLKIKNLSNLLVIAVVVGALMWFLYNKTKHGKYMYAIGGNEVAAEVSGVNVTRSKIIIYTLAAGLYAIAGFLLASKSGGATVNYGQGYELEAIAACTIGGVSTNGGVGKISGILVGVLVFELLKSSLQFLGVPSDYTYIVQGIVIVFAVALDIRKYIAKK from the coding sequence ATGAATAAAGAGAGCATTAATAAAAAATCAGTTTTGAATTTGTTATTTAACAATACAATTATTGTAATTTTAGTTATTATGGTAATCTACGTTGGAATAACCAAAGACAACTTCATTTCATTGACTAATTTTAAAAATATCTCAATGAACACAGCAATCAGGTTTTTAGTTGCACTGGGTGTAAGTGGATGTTTAATTACAAAGGGGACCGACCTATCGGCTGGTAGAATTGTAGGATTGGGTGCTTGTATTGCAGCAACACTGCTACAAAGAACAGATGCGTCTGGCAAGTTCTTTCCTCACTTAGGGAATGTTCCTATATTAGGAGTTTTATTATTGACGGTAATCATCTGTTGTATGATTGGCTTAATGAATGGTCTGATTATCACTTATCTAAAGGTTCCACCGTTTATTACTACTTTAGGTACTCAAACTGCGGTATATGGTATTTGTCTTGTGTATACAAAAGCAACACCTCTTGGAAGTTTTCGTAAGGAATTTATCAGAATTGCAGGTGGGGATTTTTTAAAGATTAAAAATTTATCCAACTTACTTGTAATTGCCGTTGTGGTAGGAGCACTTATGTGGTTTCTATATAATAAAACGAAACACGGAAAATATATGTATGCTATTGGTGGCAACGAAGTAGCCGCTGAAGTATCCGGTGTTAATGTAACAAGATCTAAGATTATTATTTATACGTTAGCAGCAGGATTATATGCGATTGCGGGATTTTTGTTAGCTTCGAAATCAGGAGGAGCAACGGTAAATTATGGTCAAGGCTATGAATTAGAAGCAATCGCTGCTTGTACCATCGGTGGTGTTTCTACCAATGGTGGCGTTGGTAAAATCTCTGGTATATTAGTGGGTGTGCTGGTTTTCGAATTATTAAAGTCTTCGTTGCAATTCTTAGGCGTTCCATCGGATTATACGTATATTGTTCAAGGTATTGTGATTGTTTTTGCAGTTGCGCTAGATATTCGGAAGTATATTGCGAAGAAGTAG
- a CDS encoding sugar ABC transporter ATP-binding protein, whose amino-acid sequence MAEYRLEMTDISKSFPGVQALDQVTLKVRPGTVHALMGENGAGKSTLMKCLFGIYKMDTGEIKLDGEKVTILNADDALKKGIAMVHQELQPIPERSIGENIFCGRYPTKKLLWVLPIIDHDKMYEESERLLKEVRMDFDPKEKLGSLSVSQMQSVEIAKAVSMNAKVVIMDEPTSSLTSNEVEALFTIINDLRKKGVSIIYISHKMDEILQISDDVTIMRDGKYIGTWEAKDLTTDLIITKMVGRELTNIYPPRENAPGEVILEVKNFTSIHKKSFKNCSFQLRKGEILGLGGLVGAQRTELVEAIFGIRNIVEGEIIYKGEKIKARKPKDVIDKGIALLTEDRRGSGIFGVLSVKDNVSIASLKQYVDYKIILNHKKINKLVVENIAKLSIKTPSNKTLIQSLSGGNQQKVIISRWLANSPDVLILDEPTRGIDVGAKYEIYTIMAELAKQGKSILMISSEMSELMGMSDRIIVMCDGRITGELPSEKASQEAIMNLATQFK is encoded by the coding sequence ATGGCTGAGTATAGATTAGAGATGACCGATATCAGCAAAAGCTTTCCTGGAGTTCAGGCCTTGGATCAAGTCACCCTAAAGGTACGTCCTGGAACGGTTCATGCTCTTATGGGAGAAAACGGCGCTGGCAAATCAACCTTAATGAAATGTCTCTTTGGAATCTACAAAATGGACACGGGTGAGATTAAGCTAGATGGTGAAAAGGTTACAATCCTCAATGCGGACGATGCATTAAAAAAAGGAATTGCCATGGTACATCAAGAGCTACAGCCAATTCCTGAGCGTAGTATTGGTGAAAATATCTTTTGCGGTAGATATCCTACAAAGAAGCTATTGTGGGTTCTTCCTATAATTGACCATGATAAAATGTATGAGGAATCGGAACGTTTACTAAAGGAAGTTCGTATGGACTTTGATCCTAAAGAAAAACTGGGATCGCTCTCTGTTTCACAAATGCAGTCGGTTGAAATTGCAAAAGCTGTTTCTATGAATGCCAAAGTCGTAATTATGGATGAACCTACCTCTTCCTTAACCTCCAATGAGGTGGAGGCATTATTTACGATAATTAATGATTTACGAAAAAAAGGAGTATCCATTATATATATATCGCATAAAATGGACGAAATCCTTCAAATATCCGATGATGTTACAATCATGCGAGATGGTAAATACATTGGTACTTGGGAAGCGAAAGATTTAACTACAGATCTGATTATTACGAAGATGGTGGGACGTGAGTTAACAAATATATACCCACCTAGAGAAAATGCTCCTGGAGAAGTTATTTTAGAAGTGAAGAACTTCACAAGTATCCATAAGAAATCCTTTAAAAATTGTAGTTTTCAATTAAGAAAAGGAGAAATCTTAGGCTTGGGCGGTTTAGTAGGAGCTCAACGAACCGAACTCGTGGAAGCCATATTTGGTATCCGCAATATCGTAGAAGGTGAAATTATATACAAAGGGGAAAAAATAAAAGCTCGGAAGCCGAAAGATGTCATTGATAAAGGCATTGCTTTATTAACTGAGGATCGCCGGGGTTCCGGCATCTTTGGAGTGTTATCCGTAAAAGACAACGTATCAATTGCTTCACTTAAGCAATACGTAGATTATAAAATTATTTTAAATCATAAGAAAATAAATAAACTTGTGGTAGAAAACATAGCAAAACTAAGCATAAAAACGCCTAGTAATAAAACCCTAATTCAATCGTTATCTGGTGGTAATCAGCAAAAGGTTATTATCTCAAGGTGGTTAGCCAATAGCCCAGACGTATTAATACTTGATGAACCTACAAGAGGAATTGATGTTGGAGCGAAGTATGAAATCTATACGATAATGGCTGAACTTGCGAAGCAAGGAAAAAGCATTCTGATGATTTCCTCTGAAATGTCTGAACTAATGGGGATGTCCGATCGAATTATCGTAATGTGTGATGGTAGAATTACAGGAGAACTACCAAGTGAAAAAGCAAGCCAGGAAGCAATTATGAACCTTGCCACACAGTTTAAATAG
- a CDS encoding substrate-binding domain-containing protein — protein MKRIFVLLLTLLMVVSMAGCKKETETVKNTGDQLEVGICIYKFDDNFMTLYREELQSYLETTYNAKVTVMDGKGDQAEQTNQIQNFITQGVDVLILNLVQSSSTEVIADMCAEAGIPVVFINREPSESEITRWSDKDIKATYVGADARQSGTFQGEIILEQSDKGDINGDGKVSYAMIVGDPENVDAQYRTEYSIKALTDAGMGVENLFEQRGDWDQAKGQELAANALTQFGDQVEVIFCNNDAMANGAKVAIEAAGRIVGKDIYLVGVDALDETVAYVKEGTVTGTVLNDHVGQSHTAADVAVKMAKGEKAEHKYTVDYVKVTSDGNLATETSKETGKETSETAKDFTVGICIYKFDDNFMTLYREELQSYLEATYNAKVTVMDGKGDQAEQTNQIQNFITQGVDLLILNLVQASSTEVIADMCAEAGIPAVFINREPSEDELNRWKENEINATYVGADARQSGTFQGEIILEQKDKGDINGDGIISYVMIIGDPENVDAKYRTEFSVKALTDAGMQVKELFAQRGDWDQAKGQELAANALTQFGNEVEVIFCNNDAMANGAKVAIESAGRTVGKDIYLVGVDALDETVQYVKEGSVTGTVLNDHVGQSHTAADVGAQMVGGTKVEAKYTVDYVKVK, from the coding sequence ATGAAAAGAATTTTTGTATTGTTACTAACCTTACTAATGGTGGTATCTATGGCCGGATGTAAAAAGGAAACAGAAACGGTTAAGAACACTGGGGATCAACTGGAGGTTGGAATTTGTATTTACAAATTTGATGACAACTTTATGACTCTTTACCGAGAAGAATTACAAAGTTATTTGGAAACTACTTATAATGCGAAGGTTACTGTCATGGACGGTAAGGGGGACCAAGCAGAGCAGACCAATCAAATCCAAAACTTTATTACCCAAGGTGTTGATGTATTGATATTAAATTTAGTGCAGTCTTCATCTACCGAAGTAATTGCTGATATGTGTGCAGAAGCAGGTATCCCAGTTGTATTTATTAACCGTGAGCCTAGTGAAAGTGAAATTACTCGTTGGAGTGATAAGGATATAAAGGCTACTTATGTTGGAGCAGATGCAAGACAATCTGGAACCTTCCAAGGTGAAATTATCTTAGAACAATCGGATAAAGGGGATATCAATGGGGATGGAAAAGTTAGCTATGCTATGATTGTTGGAGATCCTGAGAATGTCGATGCACAATATAGAACAGAGTATTCGATTAAAGCATTAACAGATGCTGGTATGGGAGTAGAAAATTTATTTGAACAAAGAGGTGATTGGGACCAAGCAAAGGGTCAAGAATTGGCAGCGAACGCTTTGACACAGTTTGGTGATCAAGTAGAAGTAATCTTCTGCAATAATGATGCAATGGCAAATGGTGCGAAAGTTGCGATTGAAGCAGCTGGTAGAATTGTTGGGAAGGATATCTATCTAGTTGGTGTAGATGCACTTGATGAAACCGTTGCCTATGTAAAAGAAGGAACCGTAACCGGTACTGTATTAAATGATCATGTAGGTCAGTCTCATACTGCAGCAGATGTGGCTGTGAAGATGGCAAAAGGTGAAAAGGCAGAGCACAAGTATACAGTAGATTATGTAAAGGTTACGTCCGATGGAAACTTAGCTACAGAAACAAGTAAAGAAACAGGGAAAGAAACCAGTGAAACAGCAAAAGATTTTACGGTTGGCATCTGTATTTATAAATTTGATGATAACTTTATGACACTTTATAGAGAAGAATTACAAAGCTATCTTGAGGCTACCTACAACGCAAAAGTTACAGTGATGGACGGAAAAGGAGATCAAGCAGAGCAAACGAACCAGATACAAAACTTTATTACTCAAGGAGTAGATCTGCTTATACTTAATCTTGTGCAAGCTTCTTCTACCGAAGTAATTGCTGATATGTGTGCAGAAGCAGGTATTCCAGCAGTATTTATTAACCGTGAGCCTAGCGAGGATGAATTAAATCGTTGGAAAGAGAATGAAATAAATGCAACTTATGTAGGAGCAGATGCAAGACAATCAGGAACCTTCCAAGGTGAAATTATTTTAGAGCAAAAAGATAAAGGAGACATCAACGGGGACGGCATTATAAGTTATGTAATGATTATCGGTGACCCAGAAAATGTAGACGCTAAATATAGAACTGAATTTTCAGTAAAAGCTCTTACGGATGCGGGCATGCAGGTAAAAGAATTGTTTGCACAACGTGGTGATTGGGATCAAGCAAAAGGGCAAGAATTAGCAGCGAATGCATTGACTCAGTTTGGAAATGAAGTTGAAGTAATCTTCTGTAATAATGATGCTATGGCAAATGGAGCTAAAGTTGCCATTGAATCCGCAGGTAGAACAGTAGGTAAAGACATTTATTTAGTAGGTGTAGACGCACTTGATGAAACTGTACAATACGTAAAAGAAGGATCCGTTACAGGAACTGTATTAAATGATCATGTTGGCCAGTCTCATACTGCAGCAGATGTTGGTGCACAAATGGTAGGTGGTACTAAGGTAGAAGCAAAATATACCGTTGACTATGTAAAAGTAAAATAA